gtggacggaaattgacggtgcgcaattgcccattaacgttacattgcagcttttttcgccgctgccgactgcagcaatcttatttaatactggaccaatttcaaagattgttgttcccatcagtcacttagacacaataaacatggggaaataggttgaaaaataccaaagttaccctttaaggcgCAACTTagagtgctcatattatgctttttggctttttccctttcctttattgtgttatatatcttttttgtgcatgttataggtttacaaagtgaaaaagcccaaagtccaccccaaagggacttaccatctccaacagaaaacactgttcacaaactgctccaaacagctctattgtagtccagcctttacttcagagacaaacgtggtcactttggaacacacgttataatgctcacctagctgctagcatggcacgccctcatactctgcttctgactggctagtagtccttacctaggtactgtcagggcacgccctcatactctgcttctgactggctagtagtccttacctaggtactgtcagggcacgccctcatactctgcttctgactggctagtagtccttacctaggtactgagcatgtgcgactcccaacaaagatagaacagaagtgagaggtctcactctgtagctaaaacagagagctcaacacacagggtgaaaagaggagctgcagcaatgtgcagtacaacaaaaatgtattgtttttttgaaaattaaaccatgtaaacctattctgatataacctctaaatacaatgatgaacctgaaaatgagcataatatgagcactttaatgcacAATACATTAACACGAGATTGCCTCttatttagttttctttacttttcttCTCCCTACCTCAGTAGCCACCGATCCCACAGTGGCCCCCATCATACCTCCATACTGCCCTCCCACAAACAGGCTGACCAGTGATCCCAGCAGGGCCTCCACTCTCACCATCATGGGCAGCCACCTCATCCAGCCTTTCAGCTTCTCCCACAAGCCCCAGAGAGACGAAGAGGCAGCAGGGGACGAAGGGGAGACTGCAGAGGGGAAAACACTTtctatattcacatttaagtcAGCTACGCTCCTCTCCGCTTCGTCCCGCACTGCCTCCATTTCTGCCTCCGTGACGTTTTCCTCAGGTTGTgagtcctctcctctcctctgtctcgcGATCTCTACCTGCCTCTCTCGGACTTTTTCCTCGGCCTCGCGGTACAGAGCGCAGCTGAAGTGTGGCGTCCCGCTCTCCCTCGCCGCCTGCTCGACCTTCTCCAGCAGCTCCTCCACCGCTCGCCCCTCCTCCGGTTCCCCGCCGCGCGTCTCCAGGGTGTGGTAGTGGTCGCCGCATCTTTCCACCAGCGCCCGGAGGTCCTTGCGCCACGTGACGAGGTATTCCTCCAACTGCTCATCCTCCGCCAGTTCCTCGGTGTGGGTGAAGAGCATGATGGTGGTGGTGCTGACCGCCGAGGGGCCGAACAGCTCCTTCAGGACGTCCAG
This window of the Sander lucioperca isolate FBNREF2018 chromosome 21, SLUC_FBN_1.2, whole genome shotgun sequence genome carries:
- the si:dkeyp-69e1.8 gene encoding GTPase IMAP family member 7 isoform X2, producing MATSELRLVVLGRAGAGKGSAVQTILGLQDSQPGTEAAGIQECSKHRGEAAGRQVVVVSSPPWFGSGCDPEERRRHISSFIALSSPGPHAFLLCVPVNQPADAEAKALDVLKELFGPSAVSTTTIMLFTHTEELAEDEQLEEYLVTWRKDLRALVERCGDHYHTLETRGGEPEEGRAVEELLEKVEQAARESGTPHFSCALYREAEEKVRERQVEIARQRRGEDSQPEENVTEAEMEAVRDEAERSVADLNVNIESVFPSAVSPSSPAASSSLWGLWEKLKGWMRWLPMMVRVEALLGSLVSLFVGGQYGGMMGATVGSVATEVGRRKVKKTK
- the si:dkeyp-69e1.8 gene encoding GTPase IMAP family member 7 isoform X1, whose translation is MATSAEQSELRLVVLGRAGAGKGSAVQTILGLQDSQPGTEAAGIQECSKHRGEAAGRQVVVVSSPPWFGSGCDPEERRRHISSFIALSSPGPHAFLLCVPVNQPADAEAKALDVLKELFGPSAVSTTTIMLFTHTEELAEDEQLEEYLVTWRKDLRALVERCGDHYHTLETRGGEPEEGRAVEELLEKVEQAARESGTPHFSCALYREAEEKVRERQVEIARQRRGEDSQPEENVTEAEMEAVRDEAERSVADLNVNIESVFPSAVSPSSPAASSSLWGLWEKLKGWMRWLPMMVRVEALLGSLVSLFVGGQYGGMMGATVGSVATEVGRRKVKKTK
- the si:dkeyp-69e1.8 gene encoding GTPase IMAP family member 7 isoform X3; this encodes MSTSELRLVVLGRAGAGKGSAVQTILGLQDSQPGTEAAGIQECSKHRGEAAGRQVVVVSSPPWFGSGCDPEERRRHISSFIALSSPGPHAFLLCVPVNQPADAEAKALDVLKELFGPSAVSTTTIMLFTHTEELAEDEQLEEYLVTWRKDLRALVERCGDHYHTLETRGGEPEEGRAVEELLEKVEQAARESGTPHFSCALYREAEEKVRERQVEIARQRRGEDSQPEENVTEAEMEAVRDEAERSVADLNVNIESVFPSAVSPSSPAASSSLWGLWEKLKGWMRWLPMMVRVEALLGSLVSLFVGGQYGGMMGATVGSVATEVGRRKVKKTK